A DNA window from Helianthus annuus cultivar XRQ/B chromosome 15, HanXRQr2.0-SUNRISE, whole genome shotgun sequence contains the following coding sequences:
- the LOC110914091 gene encoding uncharacterized protein LOC110914091, which yields MTTTKKYHDKSKELMNTFQTCTIKQVPRSQNKRADALSNLTSLTFAHLTKKVLVEILKTSSIQELEVQDVITEEGPNWMTPIENFLKNGELPNDQIEAERVHIKSWQYVLQGEIIYKKVTLHHYSDVLAQNKANI from the coding sequence ATGACAACCACAAAGAAATACCATGATAAATCAAAGGAACTGATGAACACATTCCAAACATGTACCATCAAACAAGttccaagatcccaaaacaaGAGAGCTGATGCCTTAAGCAACCTTACATCTCTCACATTCGCCCATCTCACCAAGAAGGTACTAGTCGAAATATTGAAAACCTCATCAATTCAAGAACTTGAGGTTCAAGATGTGATCACTGAAGAAgggccaaattggatgactccaattGAAAATTTTCTCAAAAATGGTGAATTACCCAATGACCAGATAGAGGCTGAAAGGGTTCACATCAAATCATGGcagtatgtgttgcaaggagaaattatttacaaaaaggttaccttgcaccACTACTCCGATGTGCTAGCCCAAAACAAAGCCAACATCTGA